A portion of the Flavobacterium limnophilum genome contains these proteins:
- a CDS encoding glycoside hydrolase family 43 protein, whose translation MKKSYKILAILITILNYPVGTAQNPIVQTNYTADPAPMVYNGKVFLYTSHDEDDSTWFTMNDWRLYTTEDMVNWTDHGAALSYKEFSWAKMNAWAPQCIERKGKFYLYVPNTTREGKGAIGVAVADSPYGPFIDPLGKPLVSNSNADIDPTVFVDDDGQAYLFWGNPVCYYVKLNEDMISYDGEIKQIPNTIEAFGKREGKVNEQRPTTYEEGPWMYKRNNLYYLVFAAGPISEHIGYSTSKNIEGPWKYQGVVMPTQGGSFTNHPGIIDFKGKSYFFYHNAALPGGTGFTRSVCVEELKFNKDGTIVPMNMTEGIKQSLSPLNPYAKTEAETIAWSEGVKSMKNNVVGNFITAKYNDAFSKVKEVDFRKEGASKFTARIGTTHNGNISIEIRLDSKDGELLGTVNVPMTGGNDRWALQTIDIKKVSGIHDIYFVFKGKAKTDILYFDYWKFSK comes from the coding sequence ATGAAAAAGAGCTATAAAATACTTGCGATACTTATTACTATCCTAAATTATCCAGTAGGAACAGCACAAAATCCTATCGTCCAAACCAATTATACGGCTGATCCAGCACCGATGGTTTATAACGGTAAAGTGTTTCTTTATACCAGCCATGACGAAGATGATTCTACTTGGTTTACCATGAACGATTGGCGATTATATACCACGGAGGATATGGTCAATTGGACCGATCATGGAGCTGCATTGTCCTATAAAGAGTTTAGCTGGGCAAAAATGAATGCCTGGGCTCCGCAATGTATCGAGCGAAAAGGGAAGTTTTATTTGTACGTTCCCAACACAACCAGAGAAGGAAAAGGAGCTATAGGAGTGGCAGTTGCCGACAGTCCTTATGGACCATTTATAGACCCACTGGGAAAACCATTAGTTTCTAATAGTAATGCCGATATAGACCCAACTGTTTTTGTAGATGACGATGGCCAGGCCTATCTATTTTGGGGCAACCCAGTATGCTATTATGTAAAGTTGAATGAAGACATGATTTCTTATGATGGTGAAATCAAACAAATTCCCAATACAATAGAAGCATTTGGCAAACGGGAAGGAAAAGTGAATGAACAAAGACCAACGACTTACGAAGAAGGGCCGTGGATGTATAAACGCAATAATCTTTATTATTTGGTTTTTGCGGCAGGACCAATTTCGGAACATATTGGTTATTCAACCAGTAAAAATATAGAAGGACCTTGGAAATATCAAGGTGTTGTAATGCCTACACAAGGTGGGTCTTTTACCAATCATCCCGGGATTATAGATTTTAAGGGAAAAAGTTATTTTTTCTATCATAATGCCGCATTGCCTGGAGGAACTGGTTTTACCCGTTCGGTATGTGTAGAAGAACTTAAATTCAATAAAGATGGCACTATTGTTCCGATGAATATGACCGAAGGTATCAAACAGAGTTTAAGTCCGCTAAACCCTTATGCTAAAACAGAAGCAGAAACCATTGCTTGGTCCGAAGGCGTGAAGTCAATGAAAAACAATGTAGTTGGTAATTTTATCACGGCAAAATACAATGATGCTTTCTCCAAAGTCAAAGAAGTAGATTTCCGTAAAGAAGGGGCTTCAAAATTTACCGCACGAATCGGCACCACTCACAACGGGAATATATCTATAGAAATACGATTGGACAGTAAAGACGGAGAATTATTGGGAACCGTAAATGTACCAATGACAGGAGGCAATGACCGATGGGCGCTACAAACAATTGATATTAAAAAAGTCTCGGGAATTCACGATATCTATTTTGTTTTTAAAGGAAAAGCCAAGACCGACATCCTCTATTTTGATTATTGGAAATTCTCAAAATAA
- a CDS encoding glycoside hydrolase family 43 protein — protein sequence MKKTQVLLLLSIVLFSTTGANSQSKPKNNSPLFSNFNYQGNDKVYTDNPLKSDEFYTPILQGCYPDPAITRKGDDYFMVCSSFAMFPGVPIFHSKDLVNWTDLGGVLNDVTQFNPHDTGISAGVYAPGITYNPHNDTFYMIVTAFSGNLGNIIVKSKDPMKGWGNPIKLGFGGIDPAIFFDDNGKGYIVHNDAPDNGKERYNGHRVIKIWEYDVENDKVIAGSDKIIVDGGVNPAQNPIWIEAPHLYKKDGKYFLMCAEGGTGGNHTEVIFKSDNPKGPFIPAPNNPILTQKYFGRDRKNKVDWAGHADLVKGPGDKYYGVFLAVRPNEKNRVNTGRETFILPVDWSGEFPVFENGLIPLEPKLKMPQGATENKTGKEGFFPNGNFTFNDNFTSEKLDYRWIGLRGPREKFISTSKKGLQINPFDTNIKEMKPTSTLFYRQQHNNFSLTTTIEYKPKSEKDLAGVVALQNEGSNYVFGITMKDKDYYVVLQKNQKTRRDTAINSTVVASAKIDLKKPVQLQMKANGDEYVFSYSTNGTDFVPVGGPVSGDILSTDVAGGFTGCLLGLYATSANDAKPE from the coding sequence ATGAAAAAAACACAAGTACTATTATTATTAAGTATCGTTTTGTTCTCGACAACCGGAGCAAATAGCCAAAGCAAGCCAAAAAACAATTCTCCCCTATTTTCTAATTTCAACTATCAAGGGAATGACAAGGTGTATACAGACAATCCATTAAAATCAGATGAGTTTTACACTCCTATTCTACAAGGATGTTATCCTGATCCGGCCATTACCCGCAAAGGAGATGATTATTTCATGGTATGTTCTTCGTTTGCCATGTTTCCGGGAGTGCCTATTTTTCACTCCAAAGATTTGGTGAACTGGACCGACTTGGGAGGTGTGCTAAATGATGTAACGCAATTTAATCCTCACGACACGGGTATTAGCGCTGGAGTTTATGCACCAGGGATTACCTACAACCCTCACAATGATACATTCTATATGATTGTAACGGCATTTTCGGGAAATCTTGGAAATATTATCGTAAAATCAAAAGACCCGATGAAAGGCTGGGGAAATCCAATAAAATTAGGTTTTGGCGGAATAGATCCTGCTATTTTCTTTGATGACAACGGCAAAGGATATATCGTTCACAATGATGCTCCAGATAATGGAAAAGAGCGTTATAACGGTCACCGTGTTATTAAAATATGGGAATATGATGTGGAAAATGACAAAGTAATAGCTGGTTCAGATAAAATTATAGTTGATGGAGGTGTTAATCCTGCCCAAAACCCAATTTGGATTGAAGCACCTCATTTGTATAAAAAAGACGGGAAATATTTTTTAATGTGCGCCGAAGGCGGAACAGGAGGTAATCATACTGAAGTTATCTTTAAAAGCGACAATCCAAAAGGACCATTTATTCCTGCACCAAACAATCCAATTTTAACACAAAAATATTTTGGAAGAGACAGAAAAAACAAAGTAGATTGGGCTGGTCACGCCGATTTGGTTAAAGGACCTGGAGACAAATACTACGGTGTTTTCTTGGCAGTTAGACCAAACGAAAAAAACAGGGTAAATACAGGTCGTGAAACTTTTATCTTGCCTGTGGATTGGTCTGGTGAGTTTCCAGTTTTCGAAAATGGATTGATTCCATTGGAGCCAAAATTGAAAATGCCACAAGGTGCTACAGAAAATAAAACAGGTAAAGAAGGATTCTTCCCAAATGGTAATTTTACTTTCAACGATAATTTTACTTCAGAAAAACTCGATTACCGTTGGATAGGTTTAAGAGGGCCTCGTGAAAAATTTATTTCGACATCAAAGAAAGGGTTACAAATAAATCCTTTTGACACCAACATAAAAGAGATGAAACCTACATCAACATTGTTTTATCGTCAGCAACACAATAATTTTTCATTGACTACCACGATTGAATACAAACCAAAATCAGAAAAAGATTTGGCTGGTGTTGTAGCCTTGCAAAACGAAGGTTCCAATTATGTTTTTGGAATTACAATGAAAGACAAAGACTATTATGTAGTGCTGCAAAAGAATCAAAAAACAAGAAGAGATACAGCAATAAACTCTACAGTTGTTGCAAGTGCAAAAATAGATCTTAAAAAACCTGTGCAATTACAAATGAAAGCCAACGGGGATGAATATGTGTTTAGCTATTCCACTAACGGAACTGATTTTGTTCCTGTAGGTGGTCCAGTTTCTGGCGATATTTTATCAACTGATGTTGCCGGCGGATTTACAGGTTGTTTGTTGGGCTTGTATGCGACTTCAGCAAATGATGCTAAACCTGAATAA
- a CDS encoding glycoside hydrolase family 43 protein — protein MIKFLELRDTKIWLVLGVLFFLNLPAVKAQKPIIQTKYTADPAPMVHNDTIFLYTSHDEDDAKGFKMLDWLLYTSTDMVNWTEHGIVASLKDFSWARQDNGAWAVQCIERNGKFYLYCPMHGGGIGVLVSDSPYGPFKDPIGKKLINSDHVWNDIDPTPFIDDDGQAYLYWGNPDLYYVKLNEDMISVSGEIVKEPTKPKNYQEGPWVWKRNNHYYLSYASTCCPEGIGYSMSNSPLGPWEYKGMIVDASEKTRGNHPGIIDYKGKSYVFGHSYDLIKSETSTFYERRSVDADRIIYNEDGTIQNHSYFTKEGPEQIETVNPFRRIEAETMAWSKGVKSDKSKEAGVYLTQIHNGDYIQVRGVDFVKGAKKIDIIAASLNAGTVEIRIDNVDGELIGICKIENTGGLQNWKTFKTKLKKANGVHDLFFVFKGEQGELFHFDAWEFSK, from the coding sequence ATGATTAAATTTTTAGAATTGCGTGACACCAAAATATGGCTGGTTTTGGGAGTGTTATTCTTTTTGAATCTTCCAGCTGTAAAAGCCCAAAAACCAATAATTCAAACAAAATACACGGCAGATCCTGCGCCAATGGTTCACAACGATACCATATTTCTTTATACGTCACATGATGAAGATGATGCCAAGGGTTTTAAAATGCTCGATTGGTTGCTTTATACCTCAACGGACATGGTCAATTGGACGGAACATGGAATAGTGGCTTCTCTAAAAGATTTCAGTTGGGCAAGGCAAGACAACGGAGCATGGGCGGTACAGTGTATTGAACGAAATGGCAAATTTTATTTATATTGCCCAATGCACGGTGGAGGAATTGGAGTTTTGGTTTCAGACAGTCCTTATGGTCCGTTCAAAGACCCAATTGGCAAGAAACTAATCAATTCAGATCATGTATGGAACGATATAGACCCTACTCCATTTATTGATGACGATGGCCAGGCGTATTTGTATTGGGGAAATCCAGATTTGTATTACGTGAAACTTAATGAGGACATGATTTCAGTTTCAGGTGAAATTGTAAAAGAACCTACTAAACCCAAAAATTATCAGGAAGGCCCTTGGGTTTGGAAAAGAAACAACCATTATTATTTGTCTTATGCCTCTACCTGTTGTCCGGAAGGTATTGGTTATTCTATGAGCAATTCTCCTTTAGGACCGTGGGAATACAAAGGAATGATCGTAGATGCAAGCGAAAAAACCAGAGGAAATCATCCGGGGATAATAGATTACAAAGGAAAATCTTATGTCTTTGGACATAGTTATGACTTGATTAAAAGTGAGACTTCCACATTTTATGAAAGACGTTCCGTAGATGCAGACAGAATTATTTATAACGAGGATGGAACCATTCAAAATCATTCTTATTTTACCAAAGAGGGACCGGAACAAATAGAAACAGTAAATCCTTTTAGACGTATTGAAGCAGAAACCATGGCTTGGAGTAAAGGCGTTAAATCAGACAAAAGCAAAGAAGCTGGAGTATATCTAACCCAAATCCACAATGGTGATTATATTCAAGTACGAGGAGTAGATTTTGTAAAAGGGGCAAAAAAAATTGATATTATTGCAGCATCTTTAAATGCTGGAACAGTTGAGATACGCATAGACAACGTTGACGGAGAACTTATAGGTATTTGCAAAATAGAAAATACCGGCGGTTTGCAAAACTGGAAAACATTTAAAACCAAACTAAAAAAAGCAAATGGTGTGCATGATTTGTTCTTTGTTTTCAAAGGAGAACAAGGGGAATTATTCCATTTTGACGCCTGGGAATTCAGTAAATAA
- a CDS encoding carboxylesterase/lipase family protein, whose amino-acid sequence MKKSILFVAAFLSFGMNYAQLSTTIKVNEGQLQGVVEKGLTVFKGIPFAAPPVGDLRWHSPMPAAQWQGIRQATTFAPAPFQGGNPPSGKSEDCLYLNIWSPAKSAKEKVPVLVWIYGGAFNFGATSEATYNGEKLAKKGVILVSIAYRVGQLGFMAHPELSAENPNHVSGNYGIMDMIAGLKWVKENIEAFGGDPNKVTIFGESAGGIAVSMLCASPEAKGLFHGAISQSGGSFGPSRNTTYPGENMKRLADAEKAGEDYLKNSGFSSIAEMRKLPADKLPAIRGLAWPIVDGIVIPDDQYKLYEAGKFNDTPILVGYNSDEGASFSPPKTPEDYIKGVETRYGKFSKALMAAYPVGENSVPKTARDLARDAAFGWQTWSWARLQATSGKSKVFYYYFDQHPENPVGSPNAGHGSHHGQEVAYVFEQLDSKNPQTSQSDLVISDTMGTYWTNFAKYGDPNGSGMPKWPAFNDETGKVMYFSQKPYVDTVPSLESLKVLDQYFKWRRTPEGEAWAN is encoded by the coding sequence ATGAAAAAGTCAATCTTATTTGTCGCCGCTTTCCTAAGTTTCGGAATGAACTATGCGCAGTTATCCACCACCATAAAAGTGAATGAAGGACAATTACAAGGCGTAGTCGAAAAAGGCTTGACCGTATTCAAGGGAATTCCTTTTGCGGCTCCACCTGTGGGAGATTTACGTTGGCATTCGCCAATGCCAGCGGCCCAATGGCAAGGTATTCGTCAAGCTACTACATTTGCTCCAGCGCCTTTTCAAGGAGGCAATCCACCTTCCGGCAAAAGTGAAGATTGCTTGTATTTGAACATCTGGTCGCCAGCTAAATCAGCGAAAGAAAAAGTGCCTGTTTTAGTTTGGATTTATGGAGGTGCATTCAATTTTGGCGCCACTTCTGAAGCTACTTATAACGGAGAAAAATTGGCAAAAAAAGGCGTTATTTTAGTAAGCATAGCCTATCGAGTAGGCCAATTGGGGTTTATGGCTCATCCTGAATTGAGTGCTGAAAATCCCAACCACGTTTCAGGAAACTATGGTATAATGGATATGATTGCGGGACTAAAATGGGTTAAAGAAAATATAGAAGCTTTTGGAGGCGACCCTAATAAAGTAACTATTTTTGGCGAATCTGCTGGCGGTATCGCTGTAAGTATGTTGTGCGCCTCCCCAGAAGCAAAAGGATTATTTCATGGTGCCATTTCTCAAAGTGGCGGTTCTTTTGGACCTTCTCGCAACACTACTTATCCTGGCGAAAACATGAAACGTCTTGCAGATGCCGAAAAAGCAGGAGAAGACTATTTGAAAAATTCCGGGTTTTCCTCTATTGCAGAAATGAGAAAATTGCCTGCCGATAAATTGCCTGCCATACGCGGACTGGCTTGGCCAATTGTTGACGGGATTGTAATTCCAGATGACCAATACAAACTCTATGAAGCAGGAAAATTCAACGACACGCCCATTTTAGTCGGTTATAATTCTGACGAAGGAGCCAGTTTTTCTCCGCCTAAAACACCGGAAGATTATATAAAAGGAGTAGAAACCCGATACGGAAAATTTTCAAAGGCTCTTATGGCAGCTTATCCTGTTGGTGAAAACTCAGTTCCCAAAACCGCTAGAGATTTAGCGCGTGATGCAGCATTTGGATGGCAAACTTGGAGTTGGGCAAGGCTTCAGGCCACATCTGGAAAATCCAAAGTTTTCTATTATTATTTTGACCAGCATCCCGAAAATCCTGTTGGTTCACCAAATGCAGGACATGGATCACATCATGGTCAAGAAGTGGCTTATGTATTTGAACAATTGGACTCTAAAAACCCACAAACTTCACAATCAGATTTAGTTATCTCTGATACAATGGGTACTTATTGGACAAATTTTGCCAAATATGGTGACCCGAACGGTAGTGGAATGCCTAAATGGCCAGCCTTTAATGATGAAACGGGCAAAGTGATGTATTTCTCGCAAAAACCTTATGTGGATACCGTACCAAGTTTGGAATCCTTGAAAGTTTTAGATCAGTATTTTAAATGGAGAAGAACTCCCGAAGGAGAAGCTTGGGCTAATTAA
- a CDS encoding glycoside hydrolase family 97 protein, translating to MKKLIILCCFILSSAVYSQNTMSVSSPDGELTLNVLVKSGKPVYSINYKGGIVLEDSPLGLITNAGDFSANLIFENSSTAKVQEDYTQTKIKQSKVSYNANTLNCSFTNAKKQKITILFQVSNNNIAFRYELPSWGDTKVCVVTEETTGYKFPSSTTTFLSPMMGSMTGFARTAPSYESGYEADAALDKNSASDGYVFPGLFHLGDKAWVLLSETGVSSLYTASHLSAYKDGIYTVEYPNPKQNNGFGSSGAQISLPGVTPWRTITVGETLKPIVETTIPFDVVKPLYKPSQEYKMGRGSWSWIVWQDNSMNYEDQVKYIDLAAAMQFEYILIDAWWDDRIGYEKMKELIKYAKSKNVEVFLWYNSNGSANDAFMTPLNKMNTSIARKNEMKWLKEAGVKGLKVDFFGGDKQETMKLYEDILSDANDYGLMIIFHGATLPRGWEKMYPNFVGSEAVLASEMLIFSQDVREKEAYFASLHPFIRNAVGSMEFGGVLLNKYLNKGNVKGQLRLTTDAFQLATAVLFQNPVQMFGLTPNNLADVPAFELDFLKNIPTTWDETIFIDGYPGKYSVIARRHDQKWYVAGINAEKTAKELKLKLPMLAGKTITMYNDKAGKETYTESVKVSKKGELSITIQPNGGFVLTN from the coding sequence ATGAAAAAATTAATTATTTTATGCTGCTTTATACTTTCTTCGGCAGTTTATTCGCAAAATACAATGTCGGTTTCCAGTCCTGATGGAGAACTTACATTGAATGTATTGGTCAAAAGTGGCAAACCTGTTTATTCCATTAATTACAAAGGAGGGATTGTATTAGAAGATTCCCCGTTGGGATTAATTACCAATGCAGGGGATTTTAGTGCCAACTTGATTTTTGAAAATTCTTCTACCGCCAAAGTTCAAGAAGATTATACCCAAACCAAAATCAAACAATCTAAGGTCAGCTATAATGCAAACACTTTAAACTGTTCATTCACCAATGCCAAAAAGCAAAAAATTACTATTTTGTTTCAAGTGAGCAACAATAATATTGCGTTCCGTTATGAGTTGCCTTCTTGGGGAGACACTAAAGTTTGCGTAGTAACGGAAGAAACAACGGGTTATAAATTTCCGTCATCCACGACCACATTTCTTTCTCCAATGATGGGGTCAATGACTGGATTTGCCCGTACCGCTCCTAGTTATGAAAGCGGTTACGAAGCCGATGCAGCATTGGATAAAAACTCAGCTTCTGATGGTTATGTCTTTCCGGGACTTTTTCATTTGGGCGACAAAGCCTGGGTTTTGCTTTCAGAAACTGGCGTGAGTAGTTTATATACAGCCTCGCATTTAAGTGCTTATAAAGACGGTATTTATACTGTGGAATATCCAAATCCTAAACAAAATAACGGTTTTGGAAGTTCAGGAGCACAAATAAGCCTCCCGGGTGTAACGCCTTGGAGAACCATTACCGTAGGCGAAACACTCAAACCAATTGTTGAAACAACGATTCCTTTTGATGTTGTGAAGCCACTTTACAAACCTTCTCAAGAGTATAAAATGGGACGCGGTTCTTGGAGCTGGATTGTTTGGCAAGACAATAGCATGAATTATGAAGATCAAGTAAAATATATCGATTTGGCCGCTGCCATGCAATTTGAATACATATTAATTGATGCATGGTGGGACGATAGAATTGGCTACGAGAAAATGAAAGAATTGATCAAGTATGCCAAATCCAAGAACGTCGAGGTGTTCTTGTGGTACAATTCCAATGGTTCTGCCAATGATGCTTTTATGACACCTCTCAACAAAATGAACACTTCCATAGCCCGAAAAAACGAAATGAAATGGCTGAAAGAAGCGGGTGTCAAAGGACTAAAAGTGGATTTCTTTGGAGGAGACAAACAAGAAACCATGAAATTGTATGAAGACATCCTTTCAGATGCCAATGATTATGGTTTGATGATTATTTTCCATGGTGCTACCCTTCCTCGTGGTTGGGAAAAAATGTATCCAAATTTTGTGGGAAGCGAAGCTGTACTGGCTTCCGAAATGCTTATTTTTTCGCAGGATGTTCGTGAAAAAGAAGCCTATTTTGCCTCATTGCATCCTTTTATCCGAAATGCCGTGGGCAGTATGGAATTCGGTGGAGTATTGTTGAATAAATATCTAAACAAAGGAAACGTGAAAGGACAACTTAGATTGACCACCGATGCTTTTCAATTGGCAACGGCTGTACTTTTCCAAAATCCTGTCCAAATGTTCGGTCTAACCCCAAATAATCTGGCAGATGTTCCAGCCTTTGAATTGGATTTTTTGAAAAACATTCCAACAACATGGGACGAGACCATTTTTATTGACGGCTACCCAGGAAAATACAGTGTAATTGCCCGCAGACACGATCAAAAATGGTATGTTGCGGGAATAAATGCAGAAAAAACGGCCAAAGAGTTAAAACTTAAATTGCCGATGCTTGCAGGTAAAACCATCACAATGTATAATGACAAAGCCGGAAAAGAAACCTATACCGAAAGCGTGAAAGTTTCTAAAAAAGGAGAATTATCAATAACAATCCAGCCAAATGGAGGGTTTGTATTAACTAATTAA
- a CDS encoding glycoside hydrolase family 127 protein, translating into MKFKNLKYVLILICLQSSFAQMQPFQLQEVKLTDGIFKKAQDVDLKYILELNPDKLLAPYLIDAGLQLKATRYGNWESSGLDGHIAGHYLSALAMLYASTGDAELKTRLDYMVNELALCQAKNGNGYVGGIPDGKIFWERIHKGDIDGSNFGLNNTWVPIYNIHKLFAGLRDAYEITDNQQAKQVLTGLGDWFIELIKPLSTEQIQQVLNTEHGGINETFADLYIITKDKKYLDAAQKLSHLKILNPLLEKQDKLTGLHANTQIPKVIGFEKIAKLTHNEDWEHAADYFWHNVTEKRSVAFGGNSYREHFNPTDDFKKMLESNQGPETCNSYNMLRLTMALFLNNNDVSYLDYYERTLYNHILSSQHPEKGGFVYFTPIRPNHYRVYSQPQTSMWCCVGSGLENHAKYGELVYSHSENDVFVNLFIPSELNWKEKGLQLIQKNNFPNENATELTLKLTKSQTFSLNIRYPKWAENIKVLVNGKPQQFTANPSQYINLNRNWKNGDKIVVQFTMKTKLEYLPDGSNWAAFVRGPIVLAAKTSTTDLTGLFADDSRMGHETRGKLYPINEAYALVDDSKNYMSKLQPIDNMNFKIDSLTLQPFYQIHDARYQMYFQTFTQKEYENQKEIQKQQEIALLALEAKTVDKINCGEQQPEVDHQYKGEQSNSGYDDEKFWRSTRSYVSYQLQNKNKSGKYIEISTLNDINPENFEISINGNVAKTTSIENKTIKIQIPEEEIFQLKITAKNKIATPRFYQIRILK; encoded by the coding sequence ATGAAATTTAAAAATTTAAAATACGTCTTGATTCTTATTTGTTTGCAATCTTCTTTTGCTCAAATGCAACCCTTTCAATTACAAGAAGTAAAGCTTACCGATGGGATTTTCAAAAAAGCCCAAGATGTTGACTTAAAATACATTTTGGAACTCAATCCAGATAAATTACTTGCCCCTTATTTGATTGATGCAGGCTTACAATTAAAAGCCACACGATATGGCAACTGGGAAAGTTCCGGATTAGACGGACATATTGCAGGACATTATTTGTCTGCTTTAGCTATGTTGTATGCCAGTACTGGAGATGCTGAACTAAAAACACGTCTTGATTATATGGTCAATGAACTGGCGCTTTGCCAAGCAAAAAACGGCAATGGCTATGTTGGCGGCATTCCTGATGGCAAAATATTTTGGGAGCGTATCCACAAAGGAGATATTGATGGAAGCAATTTTGGATTGAATAACACTTGGGTGCCCATTTACAATATCCATAAACTTTTTGCCGGCTTGCGAGATGCTTATGAAATCACGGATAATCAACAAGCCAAACAAGTTTTGACAGGTTTAGGCGATTGGTTTATTGAACTCATAAAACCACTTTCCACGGAACAAATTCAGCAAGTATTAAATACGGAACACGGGGGAATCAACGAAACTTTTGCCGATTTATACATCATTACAAAAGACAAGAAATATCTAGATGCTGCCCAAAAACTTTCGCACCTAAAGATTTTGAATCCTTTATTGGAAAAACAAGATAAATTAACGGGGCTTCACGCCAATACGCAAATTCCAAAAGTGATTGGTTTTGAAAAAATTGCCAAATTAACACACAATGAAGACTGGGAACACGCAGCAGACTATTTTTGGCACAACGTAACCGAAAAGCGTAGTGTTGCTTTTGGAGGAAATAGCTACCGGGAACATTTTAATCCTACTGACGACTTCAAAAAAATGCTGGAATCGAATCAAGGTCCGGAAACTTGCAATAGCTATAACATGCTTCGTTTGACTATGGCTTTGTTTTTGAATAACAATGATGTGAGTTATCTAGACTATTATGAGCGCACACTTTACAACCATATCTTATCGAGTCAACATCCGGAAAAAGGAGGTTTTGTGTATTTTACGCCTATTCGCCCAAATCATTACAGGGTGTATTCGCAACCCCAAACAAGTATGTGGTGTTGCGTGGGTTCGGGTTTAGAAAATCATGCTAAATACGGAGAATTGGTTTATAGCCATTCTGAAAATGATGTTTTTGTTAATCTTTTTATCCCTTCTGAACTCAATTGGAAAGAAAAAGGATTGCAATTGATACAGAAAAATAATTTTCCTAACGAAAATGCCACAGAACTGACATTGAAACTGACCAAAAGCCAGACTTTTTCTCTAAATATTCGCTATCCAAAATGGGCTGAAAACATCAAAGTTTTGGTCAATGGAAAACCACAACAATTCACGGCCAATCCTTCGCAGTATATTAATCTGAACAGAAATTGGAAAAATGGAGATAAAATTGTTGTCCAATTTACAATGAAAACAAAATTAGAATATCTTCCTGATGGTTCTAATTGGGCTGCTTTTGTTCGAGGCCCTATCGTATTGGCCGCCAAAACTTCCACAACTGATTTAACAGGTCTTTTTGCTGATGACAGTAGAATGGGACATGAAACAAGAGGGAAATTGTATCCGATTAACGAAGCCTATGCTTTGGTAGATGATTCAAAAAATTATATGTCAAAGTTGCAACCTATTGATAATATGAATTTCAAGATCGATTCATTGACGCTTCAACCGTTCTATCAGATTCACGATGCACGTTATCAAATGTATTTTCAGACTTTCACACAAAAGGAATACGAAAACCAAAAAGAAATTCAAAAACAACAAGAAATAGCACTTTTAGCACTGGAAGCCAAAACTGTCGATAAAATCAACTGTGGCGAACAACAACCCGAAGTGGATCATCAATACAAAGGAGAGCAGAGCAATTCGGGCTATGATGACGAGAAATTTTGGCGAAGCACGCGTTCTTATGTTTCCTATCAGTTGCAAAACAAAAACAAATCCGGAAAATACATAGAAATCAGCACCTTGAACGATATAAATCCCGAAAATTTCGAGATTTCTATAAATGGTAATGTAGCTAAAACAACCTCCATAGAAAACAAGACAATCAAAATTCAAATACCGGAAGAAGAGATTTTTCAACTGAAAATTACTGCTAAAAACAAAATAGCCACTCCTCGATTTTATCAAATTAGAATTTTAAAATAA